In Phreatobacter stygius, a genomic segment contains:
- a CDS encoding transglycosylase domain-containing protein, with protein sequence MEPLKPIRSADDHQRALAEIGALITAAPGTAEADRLEVLAILVASYEGKTAGIDPPDALAVIEFAMQAQGRSQTELADALGSRSRASEILARRRALSGTMADKLARAWAIPLDLLSRPYQLAGGGLKRWAKRAGVATAALALLIGGGAGALVVTYGQDLPDVGTLATYRPQTVLRRDANGRLLERRDFVALDMIPGHVVKAFLAAEDRRFFDHGGTSLPAIVRAAAQNIASLGQDPAGGSTITQQVAKNLLLADQPRSLGRKVREAILAGRIEAALSKERILEIYLNQIYFGGAAYGVAAAADAYFGKPLGALTMAEAASLAALPKAPNLYRIDLADNAGRARARRDWVLGRMASDGMITETAALLARNEPLRQP encoded by the coding sequence ATGGAACCGCTGAAGCCGATCCGTTCCGCCGACGATCACCAGCGCGCGCTGGCCGAGATCGGCGCGCTGATAACAGCTGCTCCCGGCACGGCCGAAGCCGACCGGCTGGAGGTGCTGGCGATCCTGGTCGCCAGTTACGAAGGCAAGACCGCCGGCATCGATCCTCCCGACGCGCTGGCGGTGATCGAATTCGCCATGCAGGCGCAGGGCCGTTCGCAGACCGAGCTCGCCGACGCCCTGGGGTCGCGGTCGCGCGCCTCGGAGATTCTGGCGCGCCGGCGGGCGCTGTCAGGCACGATGGCCGACAAGCTGGCACGCGCCTGGGCCATTCCGCTCGATCTCCTGAGCCGGCCCTATCAGCTCGCCGGCGGCGGCCTGAAGCGCTGGGCGAAACGGGCAGGGGTGGCGACCGCGGCCTTGGCGCTGCTGATCGGCGGCGGCGCGGGCGCGCTGGTCGTGACCTATGGCCAGGATCTGCCCGATGTCGGGACATTGGCGACCTATCGGCCGCAGACCGTGCTGCGCCGCGATGCCAATGGACGGCTCTTGGAGCGGCGTGACTTCGTCGCGCTCGACATGATCCCCGGCCATGTGGTGAAGGCTTTTCTTGCGGCGGAAGACCGGCGCTTTTTCGACCATGGCGGCACCAGCCTGCCGGCGATCGTCAGGGCCGCGGCGCAAAACATCGCCAGCCTCGGCCAGGATCCGGCCGGCGGCTCGACCATCACCCAGCAGGTCGCCAAGAACCTGCTGCTCGCCGACCAGCCGCGCTCGCTCGGCCGCAAGGTGCGCGAGGCGATCCTCGCCGGCCGGATCGAGGCGGCGCTGTCGAAGGAACGGATCCTGGAAATCTATCTGAACCAGATCTATTTCGGCGGCGCGGCTTATGGCGTGGCCGCCGCCGCCGATGCCTATTTCGGCAAGCCCTTGGGCGCGCTCACCATGGCCGAGGCAGCCTCGCTCGCGGCCCTGCCCAAGGCGCCGAACCTCTATCGCATCGACCTTGCCGACAATGCCGGGCGGGCGCGGGCGCGGCGCGACTGGGTGCTCGGCCGCATGGCAAGCGACGGCATGATCACCGAAACCGCGGCGCTGCTGGCGCGCAACGAGCCTTTGCGCCAGCCCTGA
- a CDS encoding IS256 family transposase, which yields MTDEMMNLRGLLEKSPDADLLREMIGFAAGRLMELEVSGLAGAGFGEKSPDRLAQRNGYRERDWETRAGTVELRIPRLRKGSYFPGFLEPRRLAEKALTAVIQEAYIQGISTRSVDDLVKAMGMSGISKSQVSRLCEEIDQRVHAFLDRPIEGDWPYLWIDATYVKVRQAGRIVSVAVIVAVGVSGDGRREVLGMDIGPSEAETFWTAFLRKLARRGLRGVKLVVSDSHEGIKAAVSKVLTATWQRCRVHFMRNALAHAGRSGRRVVSAFIATAFAQNDAAAASQQWRRVADQLRPTVPKLAALMDTAETDVLAYMTFPTQHRAKLHSTNPLERVNGEIKRRTEVVGIFPNEAAIARLVGAILLEQNDEWAVQRARYMTLETMAGLSDDPSVGLPAVAA from the coding sequence ATGACCGACGAGATGATGAACCTGCGCGGGCTGCTGGAGAAGAGCCCCGACGCCGATTTGCTGCGCGAGATGATCGGCTTTGCCGCCGGGCGGCTGATGGAGCTTGAGGTCAGCGGCCTTGCCGGCGCCGGCTTCGGCGAGAAGAGCCCGGACCGCCTGGCCCAGCGCAATGGCTATCGCGAGCGGGATTGGGAGACCCGCGCCGGCACGGTCGAGCTGCGCATCCCGAGGCTACGCAAAGGCTCCTACTTTCCGGGCTTTCTGGAGCCGCGCCGGCTGGCCGAGAAGGCGCTGACCGCGGTGATCCAGGAGGCTTACATCCAGGGCATCTCGACCCGCTCGGTCGATGACCTGGTCAAGGCGATGGGCATGAGCGGCATCTCGAAGAGCCAAGTCAGCCGGCTCTGCGAGGAAATCGACCAGCGCGTCCATGCGTTCCTCGACCGGCCGATCGAGGGCGACTGGCCCTATCTGTGGATCGACGCGACCTATGTGAAGGTCCGCCAGGCCGGCCGGATTGTCTCGGTGGCGGTGATCGTGGCGGTCGGTGTAAGCGGCGACGGTCGGCGCGAGGTGCTGGGCATGGATATCGGCCCCTCCGAGGCAGAGACGTTCTGGACGGCGTTCTTGCGCAAACTGGCCAGACGCGGCCTGCGCGGCGTAAAACTCGTCGTCTCCGACAGCCACGAAGGCATCAAGGCGGCGGTCTCCAAGGTGCTCACCGCGACCTGGCAGCGCTGCCGCGTGCACTTCATGAGGAATGCGCTCGCCCATGCCGGCCGCAGCGGGCGGCGCGTTGTCTCAGCCTTCATCGCCACCGCCTTCGCCCAGAACGATGCCGCCGCCGCCAGCCAGCAATGGCGCCGGGTCGCCGACCAGCTCAGGCCAACGGTGCCGAAACTGGCGGCTCTGATGGATACCGCCGAGACCGACGTGCTGGCCTATATGACCTTCCCGACGCAACATCGGGCGAAGCTCCACAGCACCAATCCGCTGGAGCGCGTCAACGGCGAGATCAAGCGCAGGACCGAGGTGGTCGGCATCTTCCCCAACGAGGCCGCCATCGCCCGGCTCGTCGGCGCGATCCTGCTCGAACAGAACGATGAATGGGCCGTCCAGCGGGCCCGCTACATGACCCTGGAAACCATGGCCGGCCTGAGCGATGATCCTAGTGTCGGCCTGCCAGCCGTGGCAGCCTGA
- a CDS encoding BrnT family toxin encodes MDIIYDEAKRRQNIEKHDLDFAELDMSFFASSIVVPANSGRSMAIGEFQGQMIIVVVFKPLGSEALSVISMRPASRKERSIL; translated from the coding sequence GTGGACATCATCTATGATGAAGCGAAGCGGCGCCAGAACATCGAGAAGCACGATCTCGATTTCGCCGAGCTCGACATGAGCTTCTTCGCTTCGTCCATCGTGGTGCCGGCCAACTCCGGTCGGTCAATGGCGATCGGTGAATTCCAGGGTCAGATGATCATCGTCGTCGTGTTCAAGCCGCTCGGCTCCGAAGCACTCTCGGTGATTTCGATGCGCCCCGCGAGCCGCAAGGAAAGGAGCATCCTATGA
- a CDS encoding class I SAM-dependent DNA methyltransferase, producing the protein MSPPPDQRTDPFAPSRFIGRWKGASGTERGDAQTFLNELCQLIGVDQPHDHREKGLPADDYCFERPVRFRYEDGSTSPGRIDLYRKGSFVLEAKQSTKRQKGGDTYDQLSFMLEGDGGGVAVKERPRAKAVASSWDVLMRSAKRQAEDYARALDEWPPFIIVVDVGHTIEVYADFARQGKNYAQFPNRNEFRITMDDLQRQEVRDRLRDIWTAPLTLDPATRAAEVTQGIAALLAKMTQSLEARAKLEDPTQKAENAYRISKFLMRCIFAMFAEDIGLLPAGGFLQLIELYKGRADRFHHAANDFFDKMDKGGHMAAIQADIRRFNGGLFREAITVPITEDELGLLEQAARRDWRNVEPAIFGTLLEQALSERERSSLGAHYTPRAYVERLVVPTIVEPLREDWDIVQSDAIGKFLEGNAPAAREAVKQFHDCLCDTLVLDPACGTGNFLYVALELMKRLEGEVLDFLKELGEPSEPLRTIDPHQFLGIEKNPRAVPIAELVLWIGFIQWWFRTRERAVIQEPILKDFGTIKVGDAVLAFDREELLKDDSGRFITRADPDATKLHPITGEAIPDPDVRLPVYRYVSPRPAKWPMVDFIVGNPPFIGGKDIRAELGDGYVAALWKSRGKKTDSIDFVMYWWDMAATMLRAKGTRLRRFGFITTNSITQKFSRRVLERHLKAPKNPISLLFAVPDHPWVKSGRSTGRRAAVRIAMTVAERGEREGQLAEVIGEDQLDTDQPRVELRSMLGRISPDLNLGADITATNALRSNEGMASPGVKLHGDGFIITPQQARAFGLGRDAGLEDHIREYRNGRDLASRPRRVMVIDLFGLPEDVVRQRFPALWQRLSETVRPAREAQAAKSPTADAISYRENWWLFGKPRQELRPALVGLPRFIATVETSKHRFFELLPGSVLPDNMLICVATADAFHMGVLSSRLHIVWALRAGGWLGVGNDPRYSKSRCFDPFPFPDATEPQKLAIRTLAEELDSLRKRVLADHDFLTMTKLYNVRDKLLKGEPLDESDRAIHEAGSVGVVHEVHQRIDRAVADAYGWPADLTDEAILARLVALNAERAEEERNGLVRWLRPDYQAARFGEGRSARKEAQLEADLDAPTAGRPGLPTKDPDLLAELRRTLRGIGRPAEAKDIAIRFKEGGRATRRVERGLQLLAAAGVARRSPQGWFVLSQ; encoded by the coding sequence ATGAGTCCTCCTCCAGACCAACGTACGGACCCCTTCGCACCCTCCCGGTTCATTGGCCGGTGGAAAGGCGCATCCGGCACCGAGCGGGGGGACGCCCAAACCTTCCTGAACGAGTTGTGTCAGCTCATTGGCGTGGATCAGCCGCACGACCATCGCGAGAAGGGCCTGCCTGCCGACGACTACTGCTTCGAGCGACCAGTGAGGTTCCGCTACGAGGACGGCTCAACGTCACCGGGCCGCATCGACCTCTACCGCAAGGGTTCCTTCGTGCTGGAGGCCAAGCAATCCACCAAGCGGCAGAAGGGCGGTGACACCTACGACCAGCTCTCCTTCATGCTGGAGGGCGATGGTGGTGGCGTGGCGGTGAAGGAGCGCCCACGAGCGAAGGCTGTGGCGTCGTCATGGGACGTGCTGATGCGCTCTGCCAAGCGGCAGGCGGAAGACTATGCCCGCGCTCTGGACGAGTGGCCTCCCTTCATCATTGTCGTCGATGTAGGACACACCATCGAGGTTTATGCCGACTTCGCCCGGCAGGGGAAAAACTACGCCCAGTTCCCGAACCGGAACGAGTTCCGCATCACCATGGACGACCTCCAGCGGCAGGAGGTTCGAGACCGACTCCGGGATATCTGGACGGCTCCCCTGACACTCGACCCAGCGACTCGGGCAGCCGAAGTGACGCAGGGCATCGCGGCGCTGCTGGCAAAGATGACCCAGTCGCTGGAGGCAAGGGCCAAGTTGGAGGACCCGACGCAGAAGGCCGAGAACGCCTACCGCATCTCCAAGTTCCTCATGCGGTGCATCTTCGCGATGTTTGCGGAGGATATCGGCCTGCTTCCCGCCGGGGGCTTCCTTCAGCTCATCGAGCTCTACAAGGGTAGGGCGGACCGGTTCCACCACGCGGCCAACGACTTCTTCGACAAGATGGATAAGGGCGGCCACATGGCGGCCATTCAGGCGGACATCCGCCGCTTCAACGGCGGTTTGTTCCGGGAAGCCATCACTGTTCCCATCACCGAGGACGAGCTCGGCCTTCTGGAGCAGGCAGCCCGCCGCGACTGGCGGAACGTGGAACCCGCAATCTTCGGCACCCTGCTGGAGCAGGCCCTGTCGGAGCGGGAACGGTCGAGCCTCGGGGCCCACTACACGCCCCGCGCCTATGTCGAGCGGCTCGTGGTCCCGACCATCGTTGAACCCCTTCGAGAAGACTGGGACATCGTCCAGAGCGATGCCATCGGCAAGTTCCTCGAAGGGAACGCTCCGGCGGCCCGCGAGGCCGTCAAGCAATTCCACGACTGCCTCTGCGACACCCTCGTGCTCGACCCGGCCTGCGGTACGGGGAACTTCCTGTACGTGGCGCTGGAGCTGATGAAGCGCCTCGAAGGTGAGGTGCTGGACTTTCTGAAGGAGCTCGGTGAGCCCAGCGAGCCCCTTCGAACCATCGACCCCCACCAGTTCCTCGGCATCGAGAAGAACCCCCGAGCCGTCCCCATTGCCGAACTGGTCCTTTGGATTGGCTTCATTCAGTGGTGGTTCCGCACCCGCGAGCGGGCGGTGATCCAGGAGCCCATCCTGAAGGACTTCGGCACTATCAAGGTCGGGGACGCTGTTCTGGCCTTTGACCGGGAGGAACTGCTGAAGGATGACAGCGGCCGTTTCATCACCCGTGCCGACCCGGATGCCACCAAGCTCCATCCGATCACGGGTGAGGCCATCCCTGACCCTGATGTGCGGCTGCCGGTTTACCGTTACGTGAGCCCACGGCCCGCGAAGTGGCCAATGGTGGACTTCATCGTGGGCAATCCGCCCTTCATCGGCGGCAAGGACATCCGGGCCGAACTCGGGGATGGCTATGTCGCGGCCCTGTGGAAGTCGCGGGGCAAGAAGACCGACAGCATCGACTTCGTCATGTACTGGTGGGACATGGCGGCCACCATGCTTCGGGCCAAGGGCACTCGCCTCCGCCGCTTCGGCTTCATCACGACCAACTCCATCACCCAGAAATTCTCCCGGCGGGTGCTGGAGAGGCATCTCAAGGCCCCCAAGAACCCCATCTCGTTGCTGTTCGCTGTCCCGGACCACCCGTGGGTCAAGAGCGGACGGAGCACTGGCCGGCGGGCGGCTGTCCGCATCGCGATGACAGTGGCTGAGCGGGGCGAACGAGAAGGGCAACTGGCGGAGGTCATCGGGGAGGATCAGTTGGACACCGACCAGCCGCGAGTCGAACTACGCTCGATGTTGGGGCGGATCAGTCCAGACTTGAACCTGGGAGCGGACATCACGGCCACGAACGCTCTGCGCTCCAACGAAGGGATGGCCAGTCCAGGCGTCAAGCTCCACGGCGATGGCTTTATCATCACGCCGCAGCAAGCTCGCGCCTTCGGCCTCGGGCGGGACGCTGGTCTTGAGGACCATATCCGAGAGTATCGCAACGGCCGTGACCTTGCCTCGCGACCACGGCGCGTCATGGTCATCGACCTGTTTGGGCTCCCTGAGGATGTAGTGCGGCAACGGTTCCCGGCGCTCTGGCAAAGGCTCAGCGAGACAGTGCGGCCAGCTCGCGAGGCCCAAGCGGCCAAGTCTCCAACGGCCGACGCCATCTCCTACAGGGAAAACTGGTGGCTCTTCGGGAAGCCCCGCCAAGAGCTCCGCCCCGCCCTCGTCGGGCTGCCACGCTTTATCGCTACGGTCGAAACATCCAAGCATCGCTTCTTCGAGTTGCTACCCGGCTCAGTGCTGCCCGACAACATGCTGATCTGCGTCGCAACAGCAGACGCGTTTCACATGGGCGTTTTGTCATCCCGGCTGCACATCGTCTGGGCGCTGAGGGCCGGTGGCTGGCTTGGTGTCGGAAATGATCCTCGCTACTCGAAGTCCCGCTGCTTCGACCCTTTTCCCTTTCCAGACGCCACGGAGCCCCAGAAGTTGGCCATCCGGACCCTTGCCGAGGAGTTGGACTCCCTCCGCAAGCGGGTGCTGGCTGACCACGACTTTCTCACCATGACCAAGCTCTACAACGTTCGTGACAAGCTCCTGAAGGGGGAGCCGCTGGACGAGAGCGACCGTGCCATCCATGAGGCCGGATCAGTGGGCGTGGTCCATGAAGTGCATCAGCGCATCGACCGGGCGGTGGCCGATGCCTATGGCTGGCCTGCCGACCTCACCGATGAGGCCATCCTCGCCCGTCTCGTCGCCTTGAACGCGGAGCGGGCGGAGGAGGAGCGCAACGGCCTCGTCCGGTGGCTCCGGCCAGACTACCAAGCGGCCCGGTTCGGGGAAGGCCGGTCCGCCCGCAAGGAGGCTCAACTCGAAGCTGACCTCGATGCACCGACCGCCGGCCGTCCCGGCCTGCCGACCAAGGACCCGGACCTGCTGGCAGAGCTGCGACGGACGCTGCGAGGCATCGGCAGACCGGCAGAGGCCAAGGACATCGCCATCCGCTTCAAGGAAGGCGGCAGGGCCACACGCCGGGTCGAACGCGGCCTCCAGCTTCTCGCAGCCGCGGGGGTCGCCCGGCGGTCTCCTCAGGGCTGGTTCGTGTTGTCGCAGTAG
- a CDS encoding restriction endonuclease, with protein sequence MTVWVVRSGRYGERETLALDNGVAVIGWEEMPDLSTLKVREDLRAVLNRSFPTASSKTLTNWESQLWPFAHVMQVGDLVVMPLKTRSAIAIGRVKGPYVYRQDLGDARHTRPVEWLKEVQRNEFAQDLLYSFGSFMTVCRVSRNRAEERVLAVLSGKPDPMLSGSSMAVGRPVPVPSGITEEAAPEETAVLDLAEIADDAIRMKIGTAFRGHGLSSLIGEVLKAQGYHAVVSPPGADGGVDIVAGRGALGMEGPRLVVQVKSQDKAVDVPVLRELQGVMRQFNAEQGLLVAWGGVTKALQREAQRLFFEIRIWDAGDVVTAIQQVYEKLPEEVQADLPMKRIWVLTEQE encoded by the coding sequence ATGACGGTTTGGGTTGTGAGGTCCGGGCGCTACGGAGAGCGTGAAACGCTGGCCCTCGACAACGGGGTGGCTGTCATCGGGTGGGAGGAAATGCCTGACCTCTCGACCCTGAAGGTGCGAGAGGACTTACGGGCGGTGCTGAACCGCTCCTTCCCGACCGCCTCCTCTAAGACCCTGACTAACTGGGAAAGCCAGCTCTGGCCCTTTGCCCACGTGATGCAGGTTGGTGACCTCGTTGTGATGCCTCTGAAGACGCGCTCGGCCATCGCCATCGGCCGTGTGAAAGGGCCGTACGTCTACCGCCAGGACCTGGGAGATGCCCGCCACACACGCCCTGTAGAATGGCTCAAGGAGGTACAGCGCAACGAATTCGCACAAGACCTGCTCTACTCCTTCGGCTCGTTCATGACTGTATGCCGCGTCAGTCGGAACCGAGCCGAGGAACGGGTGCTTGCGGTCCTCTCCGGCAAGCCAGACCCGATGCTCAGCGGGTCCTCAATGGCGGTCGGCCGGCCGGTGCCTGTGCCTTCCGGCATCACAGAGGAGGCCGCGCCGGAGGAGACCGCCGTCCTCGACCTTGCCGAAATCGCCGATGACGCCATCCGCATGAAGATTGGAACAGCCTTCAGGGGACACGGTCTGTCCAGCCTCATCGGTGAGGTGCTGAAGGCTCAGGGCTATCATGCGGTGGTTTCGCCTCCGGGGGCGGACGGCGGTGTTGATATCGTGGCGGGGCGCGGGGCTCTCGGTATGGAGGGACCTCGACTGGTCGTTCAGGTGAAATCGCAGGACAAGGCGGTGGACGTGCCCGTCTTGCGGGAGCTTCAGGGCGTCATGAGGCAGTTCAATGCCGAACAGGGGCTCCTCGTGGCCTGGGGCGGGGTCACTAAGGCGCTCCAGAGGGAGGCCCAGCGGCTGTTCTTCGAGATCAGGATTTGGGACGCGGGAGACGTCGTCACGGCCATCCAGCAGGTCTATGAGAAGCTCCCGGAGGAGGTGCAGGCGGACCTCCCCATGAAGCGCATCTGGGTGCTGACGGAGCAGGAGTGA
- a CDS encoding GFA family protein, producing the protein MTRMTQTPKQVLSGSCLCGSLAYEVDGSAGPIVHCHCVTCRKAHGSAFSSVSNVPRASFRWTRGQHDVLRGYESSPGKTRHFCAKCGSHIMAERVGAATVLLRLGCLDTPIAETPVAHIWRSDAASWYDPKVSVPEHQDGFPR; encoded by the coding sequence ATGACGCGCATGACGCAGACACCAAAACAAGTGCTGAGTGGAAGCTGCCTGTGCGGATCATTGGCCTACGAGGTCGACGGGAGCGCAGGCCCGATTGTCCATTGCCATTGCGTGACATGCCGCAAGGCTCACGGCTCGGCCTTTTCCAGCGTTAGCAACGTGCCTCGTGCCTCGTTCCGATGGACCCGCGGTCAGCATGATGTGTTGAGGGGTTACGAGTCGTCACCCGGCAAAACACGTCACTTCTGCGCAAAATGCGGGTCACACATCATGGCAGAACGTGTGGGGGCAGCAACGGTGTTGCTTCGCCTCGGGTGTCTCGACACACCGATCGCCGAAACGCCGGTGGCTCACATCTGGAGGTCAGACGCGGCAAGTTGGTATGACCCGAAGGTATCGGTTCCAGAGCACCAAGACGGGTTTCCTCGATAG
- a CDS encoding Ppx/GppA phosphatase family protein produces MAHEPQNGGSPGESGVQPATPAVGARDGYMAPANRPPRRLYAALDLGTNNCRLLVAKPEGASFRVVDAFSRIVRLGEGLGQTGRLSDAAMDRAVEALKVCRGKLQDRQVARARLIATEACRAAENGAEFITRVKDETGLALEIVDRQTEAHLAAQGCVPLADPRARGVILFDIGGGSSELVWLLPRGPGKSGGPPTADILGWISLPVGVVTLAERHDGKRVTRESFALMVDEVAEMVACFTHREAIRGQLEHLHMLGTSGTVTTLAGVHLGLPKYDRRRVDGAWLAAGEVDTILDQLLDMTYEQRIGHPCIGAERADLVLAGCAILEGMRRHFPCERLRVADRGLREGILVGLMRADGVWRRPFYRPHDGDRR; encoded by the coding sequence ATGGCCCACGAACCGCAGAACGGCGGTTCGCCGGGAGAATCGGGCGTGCAGCCGGCCACACCGGCTGTCGGCGCGCGCGACGGCTATATGGCTCCGGCCAATCGCCCGCCGCGACGGCTTTATGCCGCCCTCGATCTCGGAACCAATAATTGCCGCCTTCTGGTCGCCAAGCCGGAAGGCGCGAGCTTTCGCGTGGTCGACGCCTTCTCGCGAATCGTCCGGCTCGGCGAGGGCCTCGGGCAGACCGGGCGGCTCAGCGACGCGGCAATGGACCGCGCGGTCGAGGCCCTGAAGGTCTGCCGCGGCAAACTGCAGGACCGGCAGGTGGCGCGCGCCCGGCTGATCGCGACGGAAGCCTGCCGCGCCGCCGAGAACGGCGCCGAATTCATCACCCGGGTCAAGGACGAGACCGGCCTTGCGCTGGAAATCGTCGACCGCCAGACCGAGGCGCACCTGGCCGCCCAGGGCTGCGTGCCCTTGGCCGACCCGCGCGCCCGCGGCGTCATCCTGTTCGATATCGGCGGCGGCTCGTCGGAACTGGTCTGGCTGTTGCCGCGCGGGCCCGGCAAATCCGGCGGCCCGCCGACCGCCGACATTCTCGGCTGGATCTCGCTGCCGGTCGGCGTGGTGACGCTGGCCGAACGCCATGACGGCAAGCGGGTGACCCGCGAGAGCTTCGCGCTGATGGTCGACGAGGTGGCCGAGATGGTCGCCTGCTTCACCCATCGCGAGGCGATCCGCGGCCAGCTCGAGCACCTGCATATGCTGGGCACCTCGGGCACGGTGACGACGCTTGCCGGCGTGCATCTCGGCTTGCCCAAATATGACCGCCGGCGGGTCGACGGCGCCTGGCTCGCCGCCGGCGAGGTCGACACCATTCTCGACCAGCTGCTCGACATGACCTATGAGCAGCGCATCGGCCATCCCTGCATCGGCGCCGAGCGGGCCGACCTGGTGCTGGCCGGCTGCGCCATTCTCGAAGGCATGCGCCGGCACTTCCCCTGCGAGCGGCTCAGGGTCGCCGACCGGGGCCTGCGCGAGGGCATATTGGTCGGCCTGATGCGCGCCGACGGCGTCTGGCGGCGGCCCTTCTATCGACCGCATGACGGAGACCGGCGATGA
- a CDS encoding RlmE family RNA methyltransferase, with protein sequence MSAKSGGGSREMTVRLKTAKKRTTSQQRWLERQLNDPYVARAKREGWRSRAAFKLIEIDDKLKLLKPGQRIVDLGAAPGGWLQVAAKRIGLERGLGKIVGIDLLAVDPIAGVEFIQGDFTADDAPDRLKALLGGEADVVLSDMAANAMGHKQTDHMKIIYLAELAIHFAREVLAPGGHFLCKVLQGGTEGQLLADLKRDFATVKHIKPQASRADSSELYVLAMGFRGRPADPQEMGSVIVPD encoded by the coding sequence ATGAGCGCCAAATCGGGTGGCGGCAGCCGCGAAATGACGGTGCGGCTGAAAACCGCCAAGAAGCGCACCACCAGCCAGCAGCGCTGGCTGGAGCGCCAGCTGAACGACCCCTATGTGGCGCGTGCCAAGCGTGAGGGCTGGCGCTCGCGCGCCGCCTTCAAGCTGATCGAGATCGACGACAAGCTGAAGCTCTTGAAACCCGGCCAGCGCATCGTCGACCTGGGAGCAGCCCCCGGCGGCTGGCTGCAGGTGGCGGCCAAGCGCATTGGCCTGGAACGGGGCCTCGGCAAGATCGTCGGCATCGACCTCCTGGCCGTCGATCCGATCGCCGGCGTCGAGTTCATCCAGGGCGATTTCACCGCCGACGACGCACCCGACCGGCTGAAGGCCCTGCTCGGCGGCGAGGCCGACGTGGTGCTGTCGGACATGGCCGCCAATGCCATGGGCCACAAGCAGACCGACCATATGAAGATCATCTATCTGGCCGAGCTCGCCATCCATTTCGCCCGCGAGGTGCTGGCGCCCGGCGGCCATTTCTTGTGCAAGGTGCTGCAGGGCGGCACCGAGGGCCAGCTGCTCGCCGACCTCAAACGCGACTTCGCCACGGTGAAACACATCAAGCCGCAGGCGAGCCGCGCCGATTCCAGCGAACTCTACGTGCTGGCCATGGGGTTCCGCGGCCGGCCCGCCGATCCGCAAGAGATGGGAAGTGTGATCGTCCCGGACTGA
- a CDS encoding DUF3016 domain-containing protein encodes MRAPKFAVVVTLASLLLPAAALAGVNVRFVAPERFADQDFRSPYKREPLMKELERFLQRVGELYLRPGQTLRIEVLDVDLAGRYEPFNTRFNDVRVMRDVTPPRVKLRYRLEAAGRTLASAEETVSDLNYLMNIQARNSGEWLPYEKAMLRDWFRRRFGEGQRPRG; translated from the coding sequence GCTGCTGCTGCCGGCGGCGGCTCTTGCCGGGGTCAATGTCCGCTTCGTTGCGCCGGAGCGCTTCGCCGACCAGGACTTTCGCAGCCCCTATAAGCGCGAGCCGCTGATGAAAGAGCTCGAACGCTTCCTGCAGCGAGTGGGCGAGCTCTATCTTCGGCCCGGCCAGACGCTCAGGATCGAGGTGCTCGACGTCGACCTCGCCGGCCGCTACGAGCCGTTCAACACCCGCTTCAACGATGTCAGGGTGATGCGCGACGTGACCCCGCCGCGGGTCAAGCTGCGCTATCGCCTGGAAGCCGCCGGGCGGACGCTCGCGAGCGCCGAGGAAACCGTCTCGGACCTCAACTATCTCATGAATATCCAGGCCCGCAATTCCGGCGAATGGCTGCCTTACGAGAAGGCCATGCTGCGCGACTGGTTCCGCAGGCGGTTTGGCGAGGGCCAACGCCCGCGTGGGTGA
- a CDS encoding tetratricopeptide repeat protein has product MSTLPALLAASSMIACASPGLAQNSRGQAVELCVGETLAPRDRVRGCDRLIRSGRPGEPDLGAYYFYRAHGYWALRQFERAETDVDQAIARRGGWAQFMLRGDIRIARGNLAGAIDDFTAATEFVREQSGRDEQSKTNLVYALLSRAEAMHGAGRLSSASFDLDEVIELKPDFRPALDLRARVRAALGDHVGAEQDRRAASAN; this is encoded by the coding sequence TTGAGCACTCTCCCGGCCCTGCTTGCTGCCTCATCCATGATCGCCTGCGCGAGCCCTGGTCTCGCCCAGAACAGTCGCGGGCAAGCTGTCGAACTGTGTGTCGGTGAAACATTGGCGCCGAGGGACCGGGTGCGCGGCTGCGACCGGCTCATCCGATCGGGCAGACCAGGCGAGCCGGACCTGGGCGCCTACTATTTTTATCGCGCCCACGGATATTGGGCGCTGAGGCAGTTCGAGAGAGCTGAAACCGACGTCGATCAGGCCATTGCGCGGCGCGGCGGCTGGGCGCAGTTCATGCTGCGCGGCGACATCAGAATTGCCCGAGGAAATCTTGCCGGAGCGATCGACGACTTCACGGCCGCGACGGAATTCGTTCGCGAGCAGTCCGGCCGGGACGAGCAGTCCAAAACCAATCTCGTCTATGCGCTGCTCTCTCGCGCAGAGGCCATGCACGGAGCCGGCAGGCTCTCGTCGGCCTCGTTCGACCTCGACGAAGTCATCGAACTGAAGCCTGACTTCAGGCCCGCCTTGGACCTGCGAGCGCGGGTGCGGGCTGCCTTGGGAGATCATGTCGGAGCCGAGCAGGATCGGCGCGCCGCTTCGGCCAACTAA